The sequence ACTGGACTTGATCACGCCCGGGATATCCCCCCGAAGGCTGAGATTGCGGAAACAGATCCGGCACATGCGGAACTTTCGCAAAAACCCCCGGGAACGCCCGCAGACGGGACAACGATTGTACTTGCGGACCGCGAATTTCGGTTCCGCCTGAGATTTCAGAATAAGCGATTTTTTGGCCACGCACCTCTCCCCATGATTTTAAGTTCGAAACGGCAGTCCCAATAACCCCAACAGGGCCTTGCCTTCGTCATTGGACTTGGCCGTGGTCGCGATCGCGATATCCATGCCGTGCGTGGCCACGACGTCGTCATATTTGATCTCGGGAAAGAGAAGCTGCTCCTTCAGGCCCAAGCTGTAATTTCCACGGCCGTCGAACGATTTCGGCGACACCCCTTTAAAATCGCGGATCCGGGGAAGGGCCACGTTGAAAAAGCGGTCCAAAAATTCGTACATGCGACCGCCGCGAAGGGTGACCTTGCAGCCGATCGCCATCCCTTGCCGCAGCTTGAATCCCGAGATGGACTTCTTCGCCCGGGTTACAACCGGCTTCTGGCCCGTAATGAGGGTGATCTCGTTGACGGCGGCCTCCAGGAGTTTCGCGTTTTGAATGGCCTCCCCCATTCCGACGTTGATCACGACTTTCTCAAGACGAGGAACCTGCATCGAATTTTTATAGGAGAACTGCTTCATCAACTCAGGAACGACGCTGTCCCGGTATCGTTCCTTCAGACGGGGCAGGACGGCTGCTTCGCGGGCCGGTTTTTCTTTGTCCTTGGCTTTCTCCCGGGTTTCGGTTTTGGGCGCCTTTTCCTGCTTGGTTTTCTCTTTGGCTTTCGCCATCCCTTCCTCCTGATCCGATTCGTCTTCGGTTGATCTCTTGCTCGTTGTGTTTCATCCGCCCGCGGGAAAACGGGCCGGACATCTACCCGCGGTCGATGACTTCACCGCATTTCTTGCAGTATCTGAGTTTTTGACCGTCTTCAAGCAGACGCATGCCGATCCGCGCCGTTTTTCCGCAGTTTTGGCAGACGACCATGACGTTCGACAACTGAATCGGCCCTTCCTTCTCAATGATCCCGCCCTGGCGGTGCTGCTGGCTCGGTTTCATATGCCGTTTGATGATATTCAGTTTCTCCACAAGAACGCGGTGCTTTGAACGATCCACCTCCAGAACTTTGCCCGACTTTCCTTTATCCTTCCCCGTCATGATCATCACGGTGTCCCCTTTTCGGACACGGAATTTCGGACGGTCGGATTGCAGCACGCTCATCATGACTCCCATGATCAAAGCACCTCCGGCGCGAGTGAGATGATTTTCATGAATTTCTTGCCCCGGAGTTCCCGGGCGACCGGACCGAAGATCCGGGTCCCGATCGGTTCACCCTGGGCATTGATCAGGACCGCGGCGTTCCGATCGAAACGGATGTATGAACCATCCTCTCTTCGGATCTCCTTGACCGTCCTGACAACGACGGCCTTCGCCACATCGCCTTTTTTGACCGCGGCTTGGGGAATGGCTTCCTTGACGGCCACGGTGATCACGTCGCCGACCGTCGCGTACCGCCTCCCCGACCCGCCCATGACGTGGAAACACATGACTTTCTTGGCCCCGGAGTTATCGGCCACATCCAACATGGTATAATCTTGAATCATTCGACTGCCTCACTCCAACAACGACGTTAGGACAACGCGGCCGGGTTCTGCACCTCGGCGGGGGAGACGCCCTGAGAGCGCTGAACAATTTCAACAACCCGCCAGTGCTTCTCTTTGCTGATCGGTCGACTCTCCAGAATCTTCACCGTATCTCCAATATGACACTCGTTCTGCTCATCGTGAGCCTTCAGCTTGGTGGTTTTTCTCACCACCTTTTTGTAAGTCGGATGAAGGAAGACTCGTTCGATCATCACCACCACGGTCTTGTTCATCCGGTGGCTGATGACCTCGCCGATAAAAGTCCGGCGCCGTTTTTTCAGGCCTGCTTCTGCCGACATAGTCAACGTCCTTTCATCATGCTGCCGTTTTAGACGCCGCGGACCGCTTTTCACAAACCACGGTCTGGATCCGCGCGATTTCGCGACGCGCGTTCTTGATCTGCTGCGGATTTTCGATCCGGCCGCTTAACAACTGGTATCGCAGATTGAAAAGCTCCTTGCGAAGCTCCTTTTCCTTCAGGTTCAACTCGTCGATCGTCAGGTTTCGCATTTCCTGAAGTTCCATCAGACTTTCCCCCGCGCGATCAATTGCGTGGCCACCGGGAGTTTATACGCGGCCAACCGGAAAGCTTCTTCGGCCACCTCCCGGGTCACGCCGTCCATCTCATAAATGATCCGACCCGGCCGAACGGAAGCCACCCACAACTCCGGATTTCCTTTTCCTTTTCCCATTCGGGTCTCGGCCGGCTTCTTCGTTATCGGCTTGTCGGGAAACACCCGGATCCAAATTTTTCCTCCCCGCTTAACAAACCGGGTCATGGCAATACGCGCGGCTTCCAATTGACGCGCCGTGAGCCAGGCCGGTGCCAGAACCTTCAACCCGAACTCTCCAAACGACAGCTCGGACCCCCGATAGGCCTTTCCGAACCGTCGGCCCTTATGCATCTTCCTGAATTTTACTTTCTTGGGACTCAGCATCAGCGTCGCTCCGATGACATTTCCAGCCGTCCTTCCTGTTTGTCCGGAAGCGTCGGAATCATTTCGCCCTTGTAAATCAAAACTTTTACCCCGATCTGTCCGAAGGCGGTACGGGCTTCAGCCAGTCCGAAATCAATATCGGCCCGCAAGGTGTGCAGGGGCACACGGCCCTCACGATACCATTCCGTCCTGGCGATTTCGGAACCGCCCAGCCTCCCCGCGCAGGTGATCTTGATTCCCTGAGCCCCCAACCGCAGCGCCGCCTGGACGCTTTTTTTCATGGCGCGCCGGAAGGCCACTCTTTTTTCCAATTGAACCGCAATGTTTTCGGCCACCAGTTGGGCGTCGATTTCGGGCTTGCGAATCTCTTTGATGTTGATGTAGACCTGCCGTCCCGTCTTGGTTTCCAATTCGGATTTCAGCTTGTCCACCTCGGCCCCTTTGCGTCCGATAATAATGCCGGGGCGCGCCGTATGGATATTGATCTTGGCCTGATTGCCGGACCGCTCGATCTCGATCTTGGAAACACCGGCATGGGCCAGTTTCTCTTTGACCATTTTCCTGATCTTGAGATCCTCATGCAGCAGTTTGGCATAATCCTTTTCGGCGTACCAGCGCGAATTCCAGGTCTTGATAAATCCCAGACGATAACCGATCGGATGAACCTTCTGTCCCACGTCTTCCTCGCTTCTGATGATTAGGGGCTTGCTCGCCTTGCCGGCCGAGCGGTTATTTCGCCACCGCCTGTTTCGGCTTCTTCGCCGGTCCGGCTCCCGGATTCCCTGCGCCGGCGACCCGGGATTCGACCACCACCGTGATGTGGCTGGTTCTCTTCTTGATCGGGTTGGCCCGTCCCATGGAACGCGCATTAAATCGCTTGAGGATCGGGCCTCCGTCCACGTAGACCCGGCTCACCCAAAGATCGTCCGGATCGCCGATTTCCAGATTTTCCGCGTTGGCCACGGCCGATTTGAGTACTTTTTCCACCACCCGCGAAGCGGCCCGCGGGGTGAACTTCAAAATGTTGAGCGCCTCCGCCACCTGCTGGCCGCGAATCAGGTCGATGACCATTCTCGCCTTGCGCGGGGCCACCCTCACAAATTTCAAGATTGCTTTTGCTTCCGTCGCCATAAATGCTCACCCGATCACGAATCAATGCCTCCGGCCGGAGAACCGACCGGAGGACCCCGGCCCTATTTTAACGCCGTCGCTTTTTCCGTTCTCGCCTGTCCGTGTCCTTTAAAGAAACGCGTAGGCGCAAATTCCCCCAATTTGTGCCCGACCATGTTTTCGGTCACATAAACCGGAATAAATTTTTTGCCGTTATGAACAGCCATCGTGTGCCCGATCATCTCCGGCACGATGGTCGACCGCCGGGCCCAGGTCTTGATGATCTTCTTATCGTTGGCCTCGTTTAAACCCGCGATCTTTTCCATCAGCTTCGGATCGATAAAAGGACCTTTTTTAACCGATCTCGGCACAGGCCTTCTCCTTTAATTACGTCGTTTGATGATAAATTGATTCGTGTCTTTTCGTTTTCGTGTCTTGTAACCTTTGGTGGGCATTCCCCAGGGTGAAACGGGATGGGGGTTGCCCTGCCCGGATTTTCCTTCTCCCCCGCCGTGCGGATGGTCCACCGGATTCATGGCCAGTCCTCGAACAATCGGCCGCCGGCCCATCCAGCGCTTCCGACCCGCTTTTCCGATCGAGATGTTCTCGTGGTCAAGATTGCCCACCTGCCCGACGGTGGCCAGGCAACGGCCGTGAATTCTCCGCAACTCGCCGGACCCCAATCGGACCTGCACATAGTCCGCCTCCCGGCCCATGATCTGTGCGAACGCTCCGGCGCTGCGGGCCAGCTGCGCGCCTTTGCCGGGTTTCAGCTCAAGATTATGGACCTGCGTGCCGATCGGAATCACTCCGAGAGGGAGCGCGTTCCCGGGTTTAATTTCGGCGTCGTTGCTTGACAGAACTCGATCGCCGACGCCGATCCCGACCGGGGCAATGATGTACCGTTTTTCGCCATCCGCATATTGCAGCAGGGCGATTCGAGACGAGCGATTGGGATCGTACTCAATCGCGATTACCTTGGCCGGGATGTTAAATTTATCCCGTTTAAAATCGATGATGCGATAGGCCCGCTTATGGCCGCCCCCTCGGTGGCGAACGGTCATCTTTCCGCCATTGTTCCTCCCTCCGGACGGAACCCTGAACGTCACAAGACGCTTCTCGGGCTC is a genomic window of Nitrospiria bacterium containing:
- the rpsQ gene encoding 30S ribosomal protein S17, encoding MSAEAGLKKRRRTFIGEVISHRMNKTVVVMIERVFLHPTYKKVVRKTTKLKAHDEQNECHIGDTVKILESRPISKEKHWRVVEIVQRSQGVSPAEVQNPAALS
- the rplB gene encoding 50S ribosomal protein L2; the protein is MPIKQYKPTSPGRRAMTGFTFDEITKTEPEKRLVTFRVPSGGRNNGGKMTVRHRGGGHKRAYRIIDFKRDKFNIPAKVIAIEYDPNRSSRIALLQYADGEKRYIIAPVGIGVGDRVLSSNDAEIKPGNALPLGVIPIGTQVHNLELKPGKGAQLARSAGAFAQIMGREADYVQVRLGSGELRRIHGRCLATVGQVGNLDHENISIGKAGRKRWMGRRPIVRGLAMNPVDHPHGGGEGKSGQGNPHPVSPWGMPTKGYKTRKRKDTNQFIIKRRN
- the rplE gene encoding 50S ribosomal protein L5 codes for the protein MPRLKERYRDSVVPELMKQFSYKNSMQVPRLEKVVINVGMGEAIQNAKLLEAAVNEITLITGQKPVVTRAKKSISGFKLRQGMAIGCKVTLRGGRMYEFLDRFFNVALPRIRDFKGVSPKSFDGRGNYSLGLKEQLLFPEIKYDDVVATHGMDIAIATTAKSNDEGKALLGLLGLPFRT
- the rpmC gene encoding 50S ribosomal protein L29 — protein: MELQEMRNLTIDELNLKEKELRKELFNLRYQLLSGRIENPQQIKNARREIARIQTVVCEKRSAASKTAA
- a CDS encoding type Z 30S ribosomal protein S14, giving the protein MAKKSLILKSQAEPKFAVRKYNRCPVCGRSRGFLRKFRMCRICFRNLSLRGDIPGVIKSSW
- the rpsC gene encoding 30S ribosomal protein S3 — encoded protein: MGQKVHPIGYRLGFIKTWNSRWYAEKDYAKLLHEDLKIRKMVKEKLAHAGVSKIEIERSGNQAKINIHTARPGIIIGRKGAEVDKLKSELETKTGRQVYINIKEIRKPEIDAQLVAENIAVQLEKRVAFRRAMKKSVQAALRLGAQGIKITCAGRLGGSEIARTEWYREGRVPLHTLRADIDFGLAEARTAFGQIGVKVLIYKGEMIPTLPDKQEGRLEMSSERR
- the rplN gene encoding 50S ribosomal protein L14; protein product: MIQDYTMLDVADNSGAKKVMCFHVMGGSGRRYATVGDVITVAVKEAIPQAAVKKGDVAKAVVVRTVKEIRREDGSYIRFDRNAAVLINAQGEPIGTRIFGPVARELRGKKFMKIISLAPEVL
- the rplV gene encoding 50S ribosomal protein L22, coding for MATEAKAILKFVRVAPRKARMVIDLIRGQQVAEALNILKFTPRAASRVVEKVLKSAVANAENLEIGDPDDLWVSRVYVDGGPILKRFNARSMGRANPIKKRTSHITVVVESRVAGAGNPGAGPAKKPKQAVAK
- the rplX gene encoding 50S ribosomal protein L24, which codes for MMSVLQSDRPKFRVRKGDTVMIMTGKDKGKSGKVLEVDRSKHRVLVEKLNIIKRHMKPSQQHRQGGIIEKEGPIQLSNVMVVCQNCGKTARIGMRLLEDGQKLRYCKKCGEVIDRG
- the rpsS gene encoding 30S ribosomal protein S19; translated protein: MPRSVKKGPFIDPKLMEKIAGLNEANDKKIIKTWARRSTIVPEMIGHTMAVHNGKKFIPVYVTENMVGHKLGEFAPTRFFKGHGQARTEKATALK
- the rplP gene encoding 50S ribosomal protein L16; this encodes MLSPKKVKFRKMHKGRRFGKAYRGSELSFGEFGLKVLAPAWLTARQLEAARIAMTRFVKRGGKIWIRVFPDKPITKKPAETRMGKGKGNPELWVASVRPGRIIYEMDGVTREVAEEAFRLAAYKLPVATQLIARGKV